The following proteins are co-located in the Bosea sp. AS-1 genome:
- a CDS encoding helix-turn-helix domain-containing protein: MTFTDEELVRTVAAYEVNERNQRATAQQLDIARSTLQNRLRRAAERGLMGTEPVLPGFAIKSIASRDGEAWIKQVKEHGAAWEVPAGHRVKAVSALVDAEGRIIQQWQKTGEERDPVDLVETLKAAFVGYEPRSPISPPPAHVDDDLLNLVPCNDWHVRMFSWHRETGRDWDLKIAEREIGDGIEDAIARSPRAGVAVVLGGGDLLHADNNRNETERSHNKLDVDGRHQKGMEVAGRLMARTVDAALRHNGRVIVRNLKGNHDRETAPVIAWYLSAWYRDDPRVTVDLDQSKFFYHQHGSVMLAATHGDETKLKDMPQVMAARQPVMWGATRYRYAHGFHVHHKSGFVTEGGGVVCESHQAPIVQDEWHFGAGFTSGRSLQTITYHKGMGEVGRVRVVMPDAANDNHKQERKAA; the protein is encoded by the coding sequence TTGACCTTTACCGACGAAGAACTTGTGCGAACTGTCGCTGCTTACGAAGTCAACGAGCGCAATCAGCGCGCGACGGCGCAGCAACTCGATATCGCGCGCAGCACATTGCAGAACCGCCTGCGGCGAGCGGCTGAGCGCGGTCTGATGGGCACTGAGCCTGTACTGCCTGGGTTCGCGATTAAGAGCATCGCCAGCAGGGACGGCGAAGCCTGGATCAAGCAAGTTAAGGAGCACGGTGCGGCGTGGGAGGTTCCCGCGGGCCACCGGGTCAAGGCCGTGTCTGCGCTGGTCGACGCCGAAGGGCGCATTATCCAGCAGTGGCAGAAGACGGGTGAAGAGCGCGACCCGGTTGACCTTGTCGAGACGTTGAAGGCCGCGTTCGTAGGCTACGAGCCCCGGTCGCCGATCTCGCCGCCTCCTGCGCACGTAGACGATGACCTGCTCAACCTTGTGCCGTGCAACGATTGGCATGTGCGCATGTTCTCCTGGCATCGCGAGACGGGCCGGGATTGGGATCTGAAAATCGCCGAGCGCGAAATCGGCGACGGCATTGAGGACGCTATCGCCCGCTCGCCGCGCGCCGGCGTGGCTGTGGTTCTTGGCGGCGGCGACCTGCTTCATGCTGACAACAACCGCAACGAGACGGAGCGTTCGCACAATAAGCTGGACGTAGACGGTCGCCACCAGAAGGGCATGGAAGTTGCCGGGCGCCTCATGGCGCGCACGGTTGACGCCGCCCTGCGCCACAACGGCCGGGTCATTGTCCGCAATCTGAAGGGCAATCACGACCGCGAGACGGCGCCGGTTATCGCTTGGTATCTGTCAGCTTGGTATCGCGACGACCCGCGCGTGACCGTCGACTTGGACCAGTCCAAATTCTTCTACCACCAGCACGGCTCGGTGATGCTTGCCGCGACGCACGGCGACGAAACCAAGCTCAAGGACATGCCGCAGGTCATGGCGGCCCGCCAGCCAGTAATGTGGGGCGCGACGCGATACCGATACGCGCATGGCTTCCACGTCCACCATAAGTCGGGGTTTGTGACTGAAGGCGGCGGCGTGGTGTGCGAGTCTCATCAGGCGCCTATTGTTCAGGACGAGTGGCACTTCGGCGCAGGTTTCACGTCCGGCCGGTCTCTCCAGACGATCACCTACCACAAGGGCATGGGCGAAGTCGGTCGCGTGCGCGTCGTGATGCCAGACGCCGCCAACGACAACCACAAGCAGGAAAGGAAGGCGGCGTGA